Proteins found in one Venturia canescens isolate UGA chromosome 6, ASM1945775v1, whole genome shotgun sequence genomic segment:
- the LOC122412760 gene encoding probable ATP-dependent helicase PF08_0048 — protein MSTIKILIVVLVSILEIDSSNVPLSRQTLLWSPSLHHEAGITMLPEGNSYLPKYKKTPKKFIRTINPTNDNYYHRRKNYFWLDPHEYKKSRFHKKSNYLKNLKKKYPIENWNYQMGDTRNSNDVYLPSSYLTPPKIGSDNHQYYEKNKKLSKDRSEESTFNRTTTDKPKNHRYGNENLMGQDDDNDRPVYIRDHAPEQQVDATHDEETNENNVRNDEKSNDSSQGSKDRIEFHIHGHAGPETYMFGFDTGDGDNRQYRMEERHGDGTITGHYGYIDARGKLRKVRYKASPTHGYEEKHHETQGSS, from the exons ATGAGTACTATCAAaatc CTAATTGTCGTTCTCGTCTCGATCCTCGAAATCGATTCGTCAAACGTTCCGCTGAGTCGTCAAACACTTTTGTGGTCACCTTCGTTGCATCATGAAGCGGGAATAACGATGTTGCCTGAAGGGAATTCTTACCTgccaaaatataaaaaaacgccgaaaaaatttattcgtacAATAAATCCAACGAACGATAATTACTATCATAGACGAAAAAATTACTTCTGGTTAGATCCACACGAATACAAAAAATCGCGATTCCACAAGaaatcaaattatttgaaaaatttgaaaaaaaaatatcccatCGAGAATTGGAATTATCAGATGGGAGATACTCGGAATTCGAACGACGTTTATTTACCTTCGTCGTATTTGACGCCACCCAAGATAGGGAGCGATAATCATCAGTATTAcgagaagaataaaaagttaTCGAAAGATCGATCCGAGGAGTCGACTTTTAATCGTACCACGACGGATAAaccaaaaaatcatcgatacggaaatgaaaatttaatgggTCAGGACGATGATAATGATCGGCCCGTTTATATCAGAGATCATGCTCCAGAGCAACAAGTAGACGCGACTCATGATGAAGAAACCAATGAAAATAACGTAcggaatgacgaaaaatcaaatgattCTTCACAAGGATCGAAAGACCGAATAGAATTTCATATACACGGGCACGCAGGTCCAGAAACGTATATGTTCGGATTCGACACTGGAGACGG TGATAACCGACAGTACAGAATGGAAGAACGTCACGGAGATGGCACGATAACGGGACATTACGGCTACATCGATGCTCGAGGAAAGCTACGAAAGGTCCGATACAAAGCCAGCCCGACTCACGGTTACgaagaaaaacatcacgaAACGCAGGGATCTTCGTAG
- the LOC122412758 gene encoding 1-acyl-sn-glycerol-3-phosphate acyltransferase gamma-like, giving the protein MGFLESMKQSAVFHLMFAITFFTSGLIINLFQAILYVAVKPFSKYLYRKINYYLCYSFYSQLVFMAEWWSGTELVVYAHKDEFDKYYGNEHGYLLMNHSYEIDWLMGWIFCDRIRMLGNCKAYAKKSIKYIPTLGWAWKFAESVFLERSWEKDKEIIGEQIRELAEYPDTMWLLLYAEGTRFTAEKHEASQEFAKKKGLPLLKHHLTPRTKGFTASIPHLRGKVEAIYDIQIAFKPSDPVKPTMTNLLYGKKVEAHMYFQRIPLSEVPDGEEAAAAWLHQIYQQKDRLAESFMQTGDFFATSGVPRTDTFKLQRRYYSLINTIFWAVIVLVPMLYYIVQLFLSGSTVYFSIGVGIILLFFLMMHKTIGMSEISKSSSYGAADVKKDK; this is encoded by the exons ATGGGGTTTTTGGAGTCTATGAAACAGTCGGCTGTTTTTCATCTGATGTTCGCCATAACTTTCTTCACTTCGGGATTGATTATAAATTTGTTCCAGGCCATTTTGTATGTGGCAGTAAAACCCTTCTCAAAGTACCTCTATCGCAAGATTAATTATTACTTGTGCTATTCATTCTACAGCC AGCTAGTCTTTATGGCTGAATGGTGGTCAGGTACAGAACTTGTAGTTTATGCGcacaaagatgaatttgacaaatACTACGGTAACGAGCACGGATATCTTCTGATGAATCATAGCTACGAAATTGATTGGTTGATGGGATGGATTTTCTGCGATCGAATTAGAATGTTAGGG aacTGCAAAGCTTacgcgaaaaaatcgatcaaataTATTCCTACCCTCGGCTGGGCATGGAAATTCGCTGAAAGTGTATTTCTCGAGAGAAGTTGggaaaaagataaagaaataATCGGCGAACAGATTCGAGAATTGGCTGAATATCCCGATACTATGTGG cTATTATTGTACGCAGAGGGGACTCGATTCACAGCTGAGAAACACGAAGCTAGTCaagaatttgcaaaaaaaaaaggctTGCCTTTGCTAAAGCACCATTTGACACCCCGCACAAAAGGCTTTACAGCGAGTATACCACATTTGAGAGGCAAAGTCGAAGCTATATATGACATACAGATCGCTTTCAAACCGAGCGATCCTGTCAAACCAACAATGACGAATTTACTCTACGGTAAAAAAGTCGAAGCGCACATGTATTTCCAACGAATCCCACTTTCGGAAGTACCCGATGGTGAAGAAGCAGCAGCCGCATGGTTACACCAGATATATCAACAAAAG GATCGATTGGCCGAAAGTTTCATGCAGACCGGAGATTTCTTCGCGACGAGCGGTGTGCCAAGAACTGATACTTTCAAGCTGCAGAGACGATATTATTCTTTAATAAATACAATATTTTGGGCCGTAATCGTACTCGTCCCTATGCTGTATTACATcgtacaattatttttgtcCGGTTCGACTGTTTATTTTTCGATCGGAGTAGGCATTATACTTCTAT TTTTCTTGATGATGCACAAAACGATCGGCATGTCCGAGATAAGCAAGAGCTCATCGTACGGAGCTGCCGATGTGAAAAAGGATAAGTAA
- the cpb gene encoding F-actin-capping protein subunit beta: protein MTEQQMDCALDLMRRLPPQQIEKNLSDLIDLVPSLCEDLLSSVDQPLKIAKDKESGKDYLLCDYNRDGDSYRSPWSNTYDPPLEDGSMPSERLRKLEIDANHAFDQYRELYFEGGVSSVYLWDLDHGFAGVILIKKAGDGSKKIKGCWDSIHVVEVHERTTGRMAHYKLTSTAMLWLQTNKHGSGTMNLGGSLTRQVEQDATISETSPHIVNIGRLVEDMENKIRNTLNEIYFGKTKDIVNGLRSLQSLADQRQQAALRQDLAAALQRRNANN from the exons ATG ACGGAACAGCAAATGGACTGTGCTCTTGATCTCATGAGAAGACTTCCCCCTCAACAGATTGAGAAAAACCTTAGCGATCTCATTGATCTGGTACCTTCACTTTGTGAAGATTTGCTTTCATCAGTTGATCAACCACTCAAAATAGCCAAGGACAAGGAGTCTGGAAAGGACTATCTCTTGTGCGACTATAACCGAGATGGAGATTCTTACAG ATCTCCATGGAGCAATACGTACGATCCTCCGCTGGAAGATGGCTCGATGCCTTCGGAGAGATtgagaaaattggaaattgaTGCAAATCATGCGTTCGATCAATATCGCGAGTTATATTTTGAGGGCGGCGTTTCTTCCGTCTATCTGTGGGACCTGGATCACGGTTTTGCGGGTGTCATTTTAATCAAGAAAGCTGGTGACGGTTCGAAGAAAATCAAAGGCTGCTGGGACTCGATACACGTTGTCGAGGTACATGAGAGAACTACCGGACGCATGGCTCATTATAAGCTTACTTCTACTGCTATGTTGTGGCTACAAACGAATAAACATGGCTCGGGGACCATGAACTTAGGTGGAAGTTTGACCAGACAG GTCGAGCAAGATGCAACGATAAGCGAAACGTCGCCGCACATCGTAAACATTGGTCGTTTGGTGGAAGACatggaaaacaaaattcgaaACACCTTgaacgaaatatattttggtAAGACGAAAGACATCGTGAACGGCCTGAGATCACTGCAATCGTTGGCGGATCAGAGGCAGCAAGCTGCATTGAGACAGGATTTGGCAGCGGCACTTCAAAGGCGAAATGCGAACAATTGA
- the eEF5 gene encoding eukaryotic translation initiation factor 5A, which produces MADIEDTHFETGDSGASVTYPMQCSALRKNGFVMLKARPCKIVEMSTSKTGKHGHAKVHLVGIDIFSSKKYEDICPSTHNMDVPFVKREDYQLTDISDDGYLCLMADNGDLREDLKIPDGELGAQLRSDYDAGKELLCTVLKACGEEVVIAIKTNTALDK; this is translated from the exons ATGGCAGATATCGAGGACACTCATTTCGAGACCGGTGACTCAGGTGCTTCAGTTACCTATCCCATGCAATGTTCAGCATTGCGTAAAAACGGTTTTGTCATGCTGAAAGCTCGACCTTGCAAGATTGTTGAAATGTCAACTTCCAAGACAGGCAAGCACGGTCACGCCAAGGTTCACCTTGTCGGCATCGACATATTCTCATCTAAGAAGTATGAGGATATTTGCCCATCTACACACAACATGGACGTCCCCTTTGTCAAGCGAGAGGACTATCAG TTGACAGACATATCTGACGACGGATACTTGTGCCTGATGGCTGACAACGGGGACCTTCGTGAGGACCTGAAGATCCCTGATGGCGAGTTGGGGGCCCAGTTGCGTTCCGACTATGACGCTGGAAAAGAACTGCTG TGCACTGTACTGAAAGCCTGTGGCGAAGAGGTGGTTATTGCCATCAAAACCAACACTGCCCTCGACAAATAA
- the LOC122411941 gene encoding proteasome assembly chaperone 4 encodes MANELAESDMIELRPSSFKFHDFSTSVCEVRISCRIIKMEDSLYVWVGDFEDSKMNDLTVAMPSKYEKLPVATKIMGMTEDSTSTSLAKRLTKKCGKPVFVSFNVAVNNLTLPVIEKAIQDEFNTQKHLLVF; translated from the coding sequence ATGGCTAATGAGCTCGCTGAAAGCGACATGATTGAATTACGTCCGAGTAGCTTCAAATTTCACGATTTCTCGACCAGCGTTTGCGAGGTTAGGATCAGCTGTCGAATCATAAAAATGGAAGATAGCCTCTATGTCTGGGTAGGAGATTTCGAAGATTCCAAAATGAATGATTTGACCGTCGCCATGCCTTCGAAATACGAAAAACTACCGGTAGCTACAAAAATAATGGGAATGACCGAAGACTCGACTTCCACGAGTTTGGCCAAAAGGCTCACCAAAAAATGTGGGAAACCGGTCTTTGTCAGCTTCAACGTTGCTGTCAACAACCTTACGCTACCTGTCATCGAAAAAGCTATCCAAGACGAGTTCAATACGCAAAAACACTTACttgtattttaa